One window of Pseudomonas sp. ML2-2023-3 genomic DNA carries:
- a CDS encoding fimbrial protein gives MRRRPVTPGRVTALSCLLLALHAVQGRAEVGGMSGILDISGSLHNSPCVLDMASADQAIDLGSVPRSQLMRPGDQASPVAFQLRFLDCQRASGSILNARTGKLVWSAYQPVVSVAFVAPADADDPRLVKVQGVTGMGLRLTDALGRDVRLGSGGEPLFLERGDDALTWQVQPTRTSAALSNGAFRATVDFRLMYE, from the coding sequence GTGCGCAGACGCCCCGTCACACCCGGCAGGGTAACGGCGCTGAGCTGTTTGTTGCTGGCATTGCATGCCGTGCAGGGCCGTGCCGAAGTTGGAGGCATGAGCGGGATTCTGGATATATCGGGCTCACTGCACAATTCACCCTGTGTGCTGGACATGGCTTCGGCGGATCAGGCCATAGACCTTGGCAGCGTGCCGCGCAGCCAATTGATGCGCCCTGGTGATCAGGCATCGCCCGTGGCTTTTCAGTTGCGTTTCCTCGATTGCCAGCGCGCTTCCGGGAGCATCCTCAATGCCCGCACGGGCAAGCTGGTGTGGAGCGCCTATCAGCCTGTGGTGTCTGTGGCTTTTGTGGCGCCCGCCGATGCGGACGATCCGCGGCTGGTCAAAGTGCAGGGTGTTACAGGCATGGGACTGCGCCTGACCGATGCCCTTGGGCGGGACGTGCGCCTGGGGTCGGGCGGTGAACCCTTGTTTCTGGAGCGCGGCGATGACGCTCTGACGTGGCAGGTCCAGCCAACCCGCACATCGGCAGCACTGAGCAATGGTGCTTTTCGGGCCACGGTTGATTTCAGGCTTATGTATGAGTGA